A stretch of the Vigna radiata var. radiata cultivar VC1973A chromosome 7, Vradiata_ver6, whole genome shotgun sequence genome encodes the following:
- the LOC106765711 gene encoding derlin-1 isoform X2, giving the protein MSSPAEFYHSLPPITKAYGTVCVLATAAFHLGLYNPIHIALLYERVFYGFQVWRLFTNLFFLGPFSINFGIRLLMILRYGVQLEKGPFDRRTADFLWMMIFGSFALLVLSAIPLLWSPFLAIPLVFMLLYVWSREFPNAQINIYGLVALKAFYLPWAMLALDVIFGSPLIPDLLGIIAGHLYYFLTVLHPLAGGKNILKTPMWVYPSSFLLLKHCRGQDLAMIFYCLVNDV; this is encoded by the exons ATGTCTTCTCCCGCTGA GTTTTATCACTCTCTTCCGCCAATAACCAAGGCATATGGCACTGTTTGCGTGTTGGCTACTGCCGCTTTCCATCTTGGATTATATAATCCAATTCATATTGCACTATTGTACGAACGAGTGTTCTACGGTTTTCAG GTCTGGAGGTTATTCACAAACTTATTTTTCCTCGGAccattttctatcaattttggGATCCGTCTCTTGATGAT ATTAAGGTACGGTGTCCAACTTGAGAAGGGACCATTTGACAGACGGACTGCTGATTTCTTGTGGATGATGATATTTGGTTCGTTTGCACTATTA GTTTTGTCTGCGATCCCTTTATTGTGGTCCCCATTTTTGGCAATACCACTGGTTTTTATGCTACTTTATGTTTGGAGTAGAGAATTTCCAAATGCTCAAATCAACATATATGGGCTTGTTGCTCTTAAG GCTTTCTATCTTCCATGGGCAATGCTTGCTTTGGATGTCATTTTTGGCTCGCCTCTTATACCTGACCTCTTAGGTATCATCGCAGGACATCTGTACTACTTTTTGACAGTGTTGCATCCACTAGCAGGTGGAAAGAACATTTTGAAGACGCCAATGTGGGTGTATCCTTCTAGTTTCTTGTTGCTTAAG CATTGTAGGGGCCAGGACCTAGCCATGATCTTTTATTGTTTAGTCAATGACGTCTAA
- the LOC106765711 gene encoding derlin-1 isoform X1, which translates to MSSPAEFYHSLPPITKAYGTVCVLATAAFHLGLYNPIHIALLYERVFYGFQVWRLFTNLFFLGPFSINFGIRLLMILRYGVQLEKGPFDRRTADFLWMMIFGSFALLVLSAIPLLWSPFLAIPLVFMLLYVWSREFPNAQINIYGLVALKAFYLPWAMLALDVIFGSPLIPDLLGIIAGHLYYFLTVLHPLAGGKNILKTPMWVRKLVGRWRIGMQPISRSQAANNPQPESGSGVAFRGRSYRLGG; encoded by the exons ATGTCTTCTCCCGCTGA GTTTTATCACTCTCTTCCGCCAATAACCAAGGCATATGGCACTGTTTGCGTGTTGGCTACTGCCGCTTTCCATCTTGGATTATATAATCCAATTCATATTGCACTATTGTACGAACGAGTGTTCTACGGTTTTCAG GTCTGGAGGTTATTCACAAACTTATTTTTCCTCGGAccattttctatcaattttggGATCCGTCTCTTGATGAT ATTAAGGTACGGTGTCCAACTTGAGAAGGGACCATTTGACAGACGGACTGCTGATTTCTTGTGGATGATGATATTTGGTTCGTTTGCACTATTA GTTTTGTCTGCGATCCCTTTATTGTGGTCCCCATTTTTGGCAATACCACTGGTTTTTATGCTACTTTATGTTTGGAGTAGAGAATTTCCAAATGCTCAAATCAACATATATGGGCTTGTTGCTCTTAAG GCTTTCTATCTTCCATGGGCAATGCTTGCTTTGGATGTCATTTTTGGCTCGCCTCTTATACCTGACCTCTTAGGTATCATCGCAGGACATCTGTACTACTTTTTGACAGTGTTGCATCCACTAGCAGGTGGAAAGAACATTTTGAAGACGCCAATGTGGGT ACGTAAATTGGTTGGAAGGTGGAGAATTGGAATGCAACCGATTAGCCGTTCGCAGGCTGCTAATAACCCTCAGCCTGAGAGTGGCTCCGGAGTTGCTTTCAGGGGAAGATCCTATCGACTTGGTGGATAG